The Moraxella osloensis genome contains a region encoding:
- the gatC gene encoding Asp-tRNA(Asn)/Glu-tRNA(Gln) amidotransferase subunit GatC, which translates to MSQTLSTDEIMNIAKLARLGVTAEQADSYANDLSKILSMMDILAEVNTDNIAPLTNVHDMTQPLREDVIGGDGVEVNRELYQSIAPSVADGLYLVPQVIE; encoded by the coding sequence ATGTCGCAGACGCTTTCAACTGATGAAATTATGAACATCGCCAAACTTGCTCGGCTTGGCGTGACCGCTGAGCAGGCAGATAGTTATGCCAATGACCTAAGCAAAATCCTATCGATGATGGATATTTTGGCAGAGGTCAACACTGACAATATCGCACCGCTTACCAATGTCCATGATATGACCCAGCCACTGCGTGAAGATGTTATTGGCGGTGATGGGGTTGAAGTCAATCGTGAGCTTTACCAATCCATTGCGCCAAGCGTTGCTGATGGCTTATACCTTGTGCCACAGGTCATTGAATAA
- the gatA gene encoding Asp-tRNA(Asn)/Glu-tRNA(Gln) amidotransferase subunit GatA, producing MSELHTFSVAQLAAGLKNKDFSSTELTKHFLNRIAQHDKAINSFITVTPEQALAQAAAADKLLAEGKGADLTGVPLAHKDIFCTQGVLTTCGSKMLENFVAPYNATIVENCQNAGLVMLGKTSMDEFAMGSDNESSYFGAVHNPWDVSRVPGGSSGGSAAAVAAGFAPFATGSDTGGSIRQPASFCGLTGIKPTYGRVSRYGMVAYASSFDQAGSFGKTAEDCAYLLSVLSGHDSKDSTSANKEVPDFVASLTSKRQANASHDKPLQGLRIGVPSEYFADGLNSEVKASVEAALKQYQALGASLVDVNLTKPEITLATYYLLAPAEASSNLSRYDGVRYGYRCDSPKNLEDLYTRSRSEGFGAEVQRRILMGTYALSAGYFDAYYIKAQKVRRLISQDFAKAFESCDVIATPTAPTTAYKIGASLSPAEIYMGDVYTIGVNLAGLPSLSHPVGFDGDNLPVGLQLIAKAWDEETLLQTADAYQQVTDFHQQLSPIAKA from the coding sequence ATGTCTGAACTACATACGTTTTCGGTTGCCCAATTGGCAGCAGGTCTAAAAAATAAAGACTTTAGCAGTACCGAACTTACCAAGCACTTTCTCAATCGGATTGCCCAGCATGATAAAGCCATTAACAGCTTTATCACAGTCACGCCTGAACAAGCGTTAGCGCAAGCTGCCGCCGCCGATAAATTATTGGCAGAAGGCAAAGGCGCAGACTTGACGGGCGTGCCACTGGCTCATAAAGACATTTTTTGTACCCAAGGCGTTTTAACCACTTGTGGCTCAAAAATGCTAGAAAACTTTGTGGCGCCTTACAACGCTACTATCGTTGAAAACTGCCAAAATGCAGGCTTAGTTATGCTTGGCAAAACCAGCATGGATGAGTTCGCGATGGGCTCGGACAATGAGTCATCATACTTTGGCGCCGTGCACAACCCCTGGGATGTCAGCCGCGTACCAGGCGGTTCATCGGGTGGGAGCGCGGCAGCGGTTGCGGCAGGTTTTGCGCCCTTTGCCACAGGCTCAGATACCGGCGGCTCGATTCGTCAACCTGCGTCATTTTGTGGTTTGACAGGGATTAAGCCAACTTACGGACGTGTCTCACGTTATGGGATGGTGGCGTATGCGTCAAGTTTTGACCAAGCTGGCAGTTTTGGTAAAACCGCAGAGGATTGTGCTTATTTGCTGAGCGTGTTATCAGGTCATGACAGCAAAGACTCAACGTCTGCCAACAAAGAGGTGCCCGATTTTGTCGCTAGTTTGACCAGCAAACGCCAAGCCAATGCCAGCCATGATAAACCGCTTCAAGGGTTACGCATCGGGGTTCCATCTGAATACTTTGCCGATGGCTTAAATAGCGAAGTTAAAGCCAGCGTAGAAGCGGCATTAAAACAATACCAAGCCTTGGGTGCAAGCTTGGTGGATGTGAATTTGACCAAACCTGAAATCACCCTTGCCACTTATTATTTGCTCGCCCCAGCCGAGGCTTCATCTAACTTATCGCGTTATGATGGGGTGCGTTATGGCTACCGCTGTGACAGCCCAAAAAACTTAGAAGATTTATACACCCGCTCACGTTCTGAAGGCTTTGGTGCTGAAGTACAGCGCCGTATTTTGATGGGTACCTATGCGTTATCAGCGGGTTATTTTGATGCCTATTATATCAAAGCGCAAAAAGTGCGCCGCCTCATCAGCCAAGACTTTGCCAAAGCCTTTGAAAGCTGTGATGTCATTGCCACACCAACTGCGCCAACGACGGCTTATAAAATCGGTGCAAGCCTTAGCCCTGCCGAAATTTATATGGGGGATGTTTATACCATTGGCGTGAATTTAGCCGGTTTACCGTCATTAAGCCATCCGGTGGGTTTTGATGGTGACAATCTGCCTGTCGGCTTACAGCTGATTGCAAAGGCATGGGACGAAGAGACGCTACTGCAGACTGCCGATGCGTATCAGCAAGTCACTGATTTTCACCAACAACTATCACCCATCGCCAAAGCCTAA
- the gatB gene encoding Asp-tRNA(Asn)/Glu-tRNA(Gln) amidotransferase subunit GatB: protein MTNENKPQAPASAQAPLVDGYEVVIGIEIHCQLNTKTKIFSSASTLFGQEPNTQANIVDLAMPGALPVLNKDVVEKAVMFGLGVNAEIGMMNAFDRKNYFYPDLPKGYQISQMAHPIVGAGYIDIVVNEGEKNEYPKRIHITRAHLEEDAGKSVHDAVPQMTGVDLNRAGTPLIEIVSEPDMRSAAEAVAYVKAIHQLVTWLGISDAIMAEGSFRADCNVSVRKPGEPFGTRNELKNINSFRFIEMAINREVERQIEDIERGIPIKQATRLYDPQKDETIAMREKEEANDYRYFPDPDLLPVHIDTATFEQIKNAMPELPVARRERFQSALGLPEYDSRILTASRSLADYFEQVVAKVGHDNAKLAANWIMGDLLGALNKDEKTIEQSPISVSQFAKLLERIKDNTLSGKLAKQAFIALFAGEGGDDETAVDKIIADKGLKQETDTGAIKAIVEDVLKNNQAMVDEYKSGKEKAFNGLVGQVMKASKGKANPAQVNQLLKELIG from the coding sequence ATGACAAACGAAAATAAACCGCAAGCGCCTGCTTCTGCTCAGGCACCGTTGGTTGATGGCTATGAAGTGGTTATTGGTATCGAAATCCACTGCCAACTCAACACCAAAACCAAAATTTTCTCATCGGCTTCAACGTTATTTGGGCAAGAACCCAACACCCAAGCCAATATTGTCGACCTAGCCATGCCAGGGGCGCTGCCTGTACTCAACAAAGATGTGGTAGAAAAAGCGGTGATGTTTGGGCTTGGCGTCAATGCTGAAATCGGTATGATGAACGCCTTTGACCGTAAAAATTATTTTTACCCCGATTTACCAAAAGGCTACCAAATCAGCCAAATGGCGCACCCGATTGTCGGTGCAGGCTATATCGACATCGTGGTCAATGAAGGTGAAAAAAACGAATACCCCAAACGTATTCACATTACCCGTGCTCACTTAGAAGAAGATGCGGGCAAATCGGTGCACGATGCGGTGCCACAAATGACAGGCGTGGATTTAAACCGTGCCGGTACGCCGCTGATTGAAATCGTCTCGGAGCCTGATATGCGCTCAGCTGCCGAGGCGGTTGCCTATGTCAAAGCCATTCACCAGTTGGTCACTTGGCTCGGTATTTCTGATGCCATTATGGCGGAAGGCTCATTCCGTGCCGACTGTAACGTCTCCGTGCGAAAACCGGGTGAGCCGTTTGGCACTCGCAACGAGCTGAAAAACATCAACTCGTTTCGCTTTATCGAAATGGCAATCAATCGGGAAGTTGAGCGTCAAATTGAGGATATTGAACGTGGCATTCCTATTAAGCAAGCCACTCGTTTATATGACCCTCAAAAAGATGAAACCATTGCGATGCGTGAAAAGGAAGAAGCCAACGACTACCGCTACTTCCCAGACCCCGACCTTTTACCTGTGCATATTGATACTGCAACTTTTGAACAAATCAAAAACGCCATGCCAGAATTGCCAGTGGCACGTCGTGAGCGTTTTCAATCGGCGCTTGGCTTACCTGAATACGATAGCCGTATTTTAACCGCTAGCCGTTCGCTCGCTGATTACTTTGAGCAAGTAGTGGCAAAAGTCGGTCATGATAACGCCAAACTGGCTGCCAATTGGATAATGGGTGACCTGCTCGGCGCGCTCAACAAAGATGAAAAAACCATTGAGCAAAGCCCGATTTCAGTGAGCCAATTTGCCAAACTGCTAGAACGTATCAAAGATAATACGCTATCAGGCAAGCTGGCCAAACAAGCCTTTATCGCCCTATTTGCTGGCGAAGGCGGTGACGATGAAACAGCCGTGGATAAAATCATTGCCGATAAAGGTTTGAAACAAGAAACCGATACAGGCGCGATTAAAGCGATTGTCGAAGACGTGTTGAAAAATAACCAAGCGATGGTCGATGAGTACAAGTCAGGTAAAGAAAAAGCCTTTAACGGTCTTGTCGGTCAAGTGATGAAAGCCTCCAAAGGTAAAGCCAACCCGGCGCAAGTTAATCAGCTGTTAAAAGAATTAATTGGATAA
- a CDS encoding L,D-transpeptidase, with protein sequence MPYPKIIISIEKQQLTLCLSRTQSQTYPISTAKNGIGQLQDTGCTPLGAHVISEKFGDNLPINSVFVARKFTGEIYDDYLATTFPNRDWILTRILWLDGCEEGFNKGTNEQGVCDTKARYIYIHGTPSTEPMGIPLSHGCIRMRNQDIITLYDQVDIGTAVEILP encoded by the coding sequence ATGCCCTACCCAAAAATCATTATTTCAATTGAAAAACAACAGCTTACTTTATGTCTTAGCCGCACCCAGTCACAAACTTACCCCATCTCTACCGCCAAAAATGGTATTGGACAACTGCAGGATACTGGCTGCACACCGCTCGGTGCGCACGTGATTAGCGAAAAATTTGGTGATAATTTACCTATCAACAGTGTATTTGTGGCACGAAAATTTACCGGCGAAATTTATGACGATTATTTGGCAACTACATTCCCCAATCGAGACTGGATTTTGACGCGGATTTTGTGGTTAGATGGTTGTGAAGAAGGCTTTAACAAAGGCACCAATGAGCAAGGGGTGTGTGATACCAAGGCGCGTTACATTTACATTCATGGGACGCCCAGTACCGAGCCGATGGGCATTCCGCTTTCTCATGGCTGTATCCGCATGCGCAATCAAGACATCATCACACTCTATGACCAAGTGGATATTGGTACAGCGGTCGAAATTTTGCCTTAA
- a CDS encoding nitroreductase family protein → MSVETLHNIAETRRSIYMLNDQLPVSKDEVVKLVEHAVLHTPSSFNSQSSRLVVLFGEDHQKLWQITEDLLRAMVNDDEKFKSTADKMAMFKAGAGTILYFEDQSVVKGLQEQFPLYAHNFPVWAEHTSAMHQYAIWNALAALNIGANLQHYNGVIDEKVAQTWNIDSNWKLIAQMVFGGIAAPAGEKTFEPIEKRLKVYGK, encoded by the coding sequence ATGTCAGTCGAAACATTACACAATATCGCAGAAACTCGCCGTTCTATCTATATGCTCAATGACCAATTGCCTGTCTCAAAAGATGAGGTGGTTAAACTGGTTGAACATGCCGTGTTACATACCCCCTCTTCATTCAACTCACAGTCAAGCCGCTTGGTAGTATTGTTTGGTGAAGACCATCAAAAACTTTGGCAAATCACCGAAGATTTGCTACGCGCGATGGTGAATGATGATGAAAAATTCAAATCAACTGCCGATAAAATGGCCATGTTTAAAGCCGGTGCAGGGACTATCTTATATTTTGAAGACCAATCAGTGGTCAAAGGCTTACAAGAACAATTCCCACTTTATGCGCATAATTTCCCAGTATGGGCAGAACACACCAGTGCGATGCACCAATATGCGATTTGGAACGCCTTAGCCGCGCTCAACATCGGTGCAAACTTACAGCATTACAATGGCGTGATTGATGAAAAAGTGGCACAAACATGGAACATCGATAGCAACTGGAAACTCATTGCGCAGATGGTATTTGGTGGTATCGCCGCCCCAGCAGGTGAAAAAACCTTTGAACCAATTGAAAAACGCTTAAAAGTTTACGGAAAATAA